CTAAGTACTATACGGCGATGAGAGTCTTATGAAAGCCACCTATAGAACCTTGTACTATTGATAGACGCTGTTTAACGACTAAATGGTACATAGTGATATGAATCTCGTGGGAGGGCACCTCTAGAACCTTGTTATCAAGGACTAAAGTGCTGCATGGTGACGTGAATATCATGGGAGCCACCTTTAGAACCAATATGATTGATATACGTTGGTCAAGAACAAAGTGCTACACGATAAATGAGTATATAGTGTGAGTCACCTCTAGGACCTTGTTGTGAAGACTAAGTATTACACGATAATGTGAATTTCGTGAGAGCCAACTCTAGAGGTTGAGTTGGATATTGGGCATATGAGACTGGTCAATGGAATGCATCATTGATGTTTGGTTTGCTGGAAATTGATTAATGGGTTTGACTATTGACGTTTGATCTGTGATTATGTATTGAAAGAGCATCTTTACATTTCACTATTTAGGTTGACTGTACTTTACTATTTAGTATGACAATATATGTATGACTTCTCTTTCGAGAAAGGTATAACTCTTTTTTTGTATTGTATGTTACATTATCGTATTACTTTATAATTATGCATAGTGGATTCTCAATCTAATTAGGAGAGATATGAACTACTCGCTGAGTTTTGGTTACTCATCCATTCATTCCAAATCGTTTTTAAGCTCTTCAGCTAGCGGCAAGTTGGACGATCCATGTCGACAACAAATTTTGGTAGTTGAGTTTTGGGTATTAGTTGAGATAATTGGATACAtgtcaaaataaatatcttAATCAAGCAACTTAAACGATAAAAGACGGTAGGCAATATTTGAAATAACATGTCGACGATTGTCATGAACGAAGTCGAATGAGCAAACATGGTAATATACTACTTTTGTTCGCGAGTTTTATCATCTGGTGTCAGATGGGCAAAGTGGTCCCTCCACCATCGATATATCTTGCTTAATCAAGGTAAACAATCCGACAGATTCTTCCACTATGTGTCATCGTTAACGTTATCTTCACAATTTATCATCGCCATAGCCGCAAAAACCAGTCACCGCGTGCATGTTTTCGTTGCAAGTTGCTCAAGTGAACATCGTTTTCACTTTTCATGCAAATTACTGTCGACTCTCTTTTAATGGGTTCCGACGAGGCACCGTCCAAACACTCTCTTCCCCTCAAGACCTAACCAAACACTCTCTTCCCCTCAAGACCTAACTAGATACTTTTTGGTGTTTATATAAACCCTAAGAGATTTTAGATATACATCGTCCCCACACAATCAACTTCATGGATTTCCCAGGGAAATCCCCACTGATTCTCTTGCTCGTCTTTTTCATTTTAGAGCTTTGGGCTTCGCGAGCCGAGTGCAGATCTCTCCATCGAGAGTCCATTTTGCTGGCGAGGCACGAGCGGTGGATGGCTCAACATGGACGCACTTACAAGGACGCTAAGGAAAAAGACAGGCGCTTTGCGATATTCAAGAGCAATGTGGAGCATGTCGAGTCCTTCAACAGTGCGTTGGGCAAAGAttacaaattgaaaatcaatgAGTTTGCAGATTTGACCAACGAAGAGTTCAGAGCTTTCCGTAATGGCTTTAGACGGACAAAGGCCAAAATGGGGTCTACCAAAGATGACACTTCTTTTAGGTATGAGAATTTTACCGATGTGCCATCTTTCATGGATTGGAGAGAGAAGGGAGCGGTCACCCCGGTCAAATCCCAAGGCCATTGTTGTAAGAAATTATCACTTTTTATCATGAATTACCAGCAAGAAATACTTATGTTAATGTTTTATTTGAGTTCAACTCATATCCTCTCATTTTTTGGTCGTTCCTAACATGTATGCAGCTAGTTGTTGGGCATTTTCAGCTGTTGCCGCTGTGGAGGGGCTTATTAAGATCACGACAGGGAAATTAATTTCGCTGTCGGAGCAAGAACTTGTGGATTGCGACGTGGGCGGAAATAACCATGGGTGCGAGTATGGTTTGATGGACAATGCCTTTGAGTTCATCCAACAAAACAACGGGCTTGCAACGGAAGCCGAATATCCCTATAACGGTTCAAGAGGCGCGTGTAGAGCCGTGACTTCCCTTGACCATACAGTCAAGATCGGCGGCTATGAGGACGTGCCCATGAATGATGAGGGTGCCCTTCTGAAAGCGGTGGCGAACCAACCAGTGTCGGTCGCGGTCGATTCCGATGGAGACTTCCAGTTCTACTCGAGTGGTGTGTTCACTGGCGGATGCGGGACTGACTTTGATCATGCCGTGACGATTGTGGGGTATGGGACGAGCGCCAAtgggataaagtattggttggTGAAGAACTCGTGGGGCACGGGATGGGGCGAGGAAGGGTACGTGAGGATTCAGAGAGAGGTCGACACTAAGGAAGGACTTTGCGGGATCGCCGTACTTGCTTCCTATCCCGTTGCATGAAGTATTAACTTAAGTACACTAGATGAATTGCATCAAGATCGATCCTTGTTGATTGACTTGAAATTGTAATGTGATTACATTAAATCAGTAACTATATTCCATTATGATTGGGTAAACAAACAAGCTACTGTCATGCGCGACAAGGAAAATGGGTCGTGCTAGGTTTGATAGATACAGTTTAGGCCCAATCTACTTTACTAACACGAGATAGCTTTAACAAAGCTCGATAAAGAGATGTCGTGAAGTATCAATGTAAACATTAAAATAAGCGCACATAATTTACGTAGTTTGATCTGACATATGACTTGGAGAAGCTCATTAAATATGGTTAAGCACTCGCAAGAATGGACAGATCCCAACTGCAACATTTGGAGATCTTTGATGATGTCCTCAGGTTGTAAGTTGTGTTTGTTTCGGATTGTAATGGATACTGAATTCCTCATATTGTAGTAtaaatgatatatatatatatatatatatatatatatatatatagatagagCAAAAGAATTAAGATATTTCATTTGATGCTCCCTATCTCGCTGGATTATGCATATATCACCCTTGATTATGCATATCCTCAATTGATTTGATTACTACAATATTGATTTAATTATCTTAAATAGTCATCTAAAAAAGCCTATAAATAAGCCAATATTCATCAATACATACAGAGAAATATAGAAATTACAAAATTCTTTGGTTTGGATATTTCTTATCTTGACGATCTTGAGAAAATTTTGAGTGATCCGAGTTCATACTCGAGTGCACAACTGAGCACGCCTCGTATCTCATGTCATTCTCCCTCATCTTCTTTTGTCCAATTAATACTAATATCCCTCTTTCAACCCCGATCCTCAACAGCGTTCGTTACATCTACAGACATGTTAGCCTATTCTGTCATTGAGTTGTCTGTACAACAGCCATGACAGTCTCCTGCCGTATAGCCTACACAACACCCACATAAATTTCTAGCCGAGTAGccatgcactttttttttttttttttgtggtttattttttctccaaagTCTAGCTGAATTCTTCTAtgtcaccttgagtttgagggaaATGTAGAGATACTTAGGatatttccttttattctcCATATCTCTTaggattatgcatatatctccTTTGATTGTACATATCCCTAAttgattataattgatattATGTTGATCTTGTTTCCTTAGTTAGACATCCGATGAAGTTTACAAATAGGTTCATATGCTCTTCATAAAACATAAATATTAAATGCGGAATGGGAAATTGTGTAATTTCTGTATATTATGATGTGTCATAATGAAAAGTACATTAGTTTATTTATAAACTTTATGAGATGATTATTTAAGGTAACAAGAAACACATGATATCAATTATAATTAATCAGGAATATGCCGCAATCAAGGGAGACAAATGCATAATCTTAATAGATATGGAGAATCGAAGGAAATatctaattatttaaaatatcccCTCAAACTTAAAGTGACTTAGAAAAATTTAATTGaagtttggagaaaagatccAAAAAATGCCTGGACGGGACGCCTAAACTGTTCGGTGTATCCAAGAGAAAATAGGCCGACATGTGTGGGCTATGCGGCAACAGGCTGACGTGGCTATTGCGTGTTGACATGGCACATGTTGACATGGCTGCAGACGTGCTGAATAACATTGAGAGTTGATATTAAGAGAGAGATATTAGTAGtaattggaaaaaagagaatgacACGAGACATCAAGTGTGCTCCGATTGTGCACTCGGGTGTGCACTGACGGTGTTTACCGCGTGTGATGTGCCCCTGGTGTAGTCAAAATTTATTCAGGATCGTGTAAcattggggaaaattaccaaaaaattcctaaatttattgtgattgtgccaattaagtggtaaatatgttttttttgtcaattcagttctaaactttttgaattcgaaaattgctgatgtgacaTGACTGACGCTTACTTGGccaattttactaatattttttaatttttaatttatttttttctcttcttcttcttctttgtccaaTCAGCCACCGAGCCCGGCGACAGGCCAAAGGTGAGGGTTGCAAAGTTCGCCCTCGCCAACCACCTACCCTAGGCGAGGTTGGCCTTGCACGAATCTAGTGTGGAGCGACCTCtcccggccatggcgaggcaCGACCTCACCTAGCAATGGCGAGGTCGGTACTCAAAATTTATTCAGGATCATGTAGcattgggaaaaattaccaaagagttcctaaacctattacgattgtaccaattaagttctaaatattttttttttgtcaattcaattctaaaccttttgtattcgTACCAATTTATtccttccaatcaatttcaatcaaaaattgttgacatggcaTGACCGGCGCTTACTTGgccaattttattaatattttaatatttttttgaatttgtagttattaatttatttttaattttccttcttctttttttcttcctcttcgtcaGGCGGCCGAGCCCAGCGACCTGCCAGAGGTGAGGGTTGTAAAGTccgccaccgccaaccaccagtGAGGGTAAACCTCGCACCAAGTTGGCCTTGCCCGAATCTGGCATGGAGTGACCTCACTCGGCGATGGCAAGGCACGACCTCACCTAGCGATGGCGAGGCCGATCTTGCCATTACTGAGCAAGGTTAGACCTTGCTAGATCTAGACAAGGCTCCACCTCGCCTAGCGATGGTAAGGCCGACCTTGCCAGGGGCGCACGAGGGCGAGCCTCACTGGTGACGCGCAagggccatgagagagatgagggagagaaCCGGGGAAGCGCGAGTCAATGAGGAAGGAGGGTAGGGAAAGCGCAGACAGGGAGCACAGAGATCGTGTGGGAGAGGGGAGAAGGGCGTCTGTATctcgggccatgagagagatgagggagggGGAGcgagagaaatgagaagaaaaaggaaaaggaagaaggggaaggggaaatcAGAACATACACGCTTGGAATTACTGCAAATGGCAGAAGAATCGGTGGATCGAGGGCTCCAGAGCTAGACGGTACAGTGGTAGAACTCATTGGAAAGAAACGAGCctctagaagaagaagacggagtGCAAAGTCGCAGGTGGAAGGAAAGGCAGGATGGAGAACGATGGAATAAAACcccagagaaagagaaaaggaaggtCAAGtggtttaattttctttttactttatttttttccaggCTGGCTGTGGTCAAATTAGGGGAGTACACATggttggaaatttcttttttattataagagCTCCTTttgtaaattctctatttttataaaaaaaaaatagaaataaaatttatcatgcAAATATGTAATTACTATACAACGAGTCCCAACATGTCAGAAGTCtctatttttaagaaatgatgTGCCATAGTATTGTTTCGTGTTGCGTGTcacgtgtcggtgctacttaggcgCCGGGTACACCATGGCAGCATTAACCTAGCCACATTAATAATTTCCAGGCAAAATTATTTgtaaagactaaattggcacaaatgcaaaatgtttagtattgaattggcaaacaaaaaaagatttagaactgaattagcacaattgcaatatatttaataCTCTTTTCGTAATTTTTCCTCTAACTTTGATACCAAAATACAATATATGCGGAAACGAGAATCATCTAATTTTGTATATATCTTCGTACATTTTGATGAAACGTGCATGAGTTTATTATACGGCAATGTATGGTAACAAGATCAATGTGATACCAATTATAATCGATCGAGTACATGGACAATCAAGAGACATATTTGCATGATCATGAGAGATATAGAGAATTAAACAAAATGTACTAATTATATTTACACTATTTAACCAAACTTCTATTATTTATATTgccaaattggcacaaaaataTTAGTTCCAAAAGTAGATCTTCGGGGAAAATGCAAAAACAggcttaaaaaatttatttctaaacttATCGTatatgtgtcaattcagtcctaaacctttcaattgtgcgaattgacttcgaaacattttcattttttgccaattgtattcatccaattaattttaattgaaaatctccaaccgttctacgtggcacgacgttgatgtaatttttttttagtaatatttggattttttttactttttccacTTTTTCACTTGGCTTAGGGCTGCAATGCCCTCGCCCGGGGCTGgcaaaacttaaaaggtttatgactgaattgacataagtgcAACATGTCGATGACTTTTTGGTAATCCTCTCTCGCTTGTTATTACAATTAATTTTATTAGTAAATTTCTGAGACTTACAAACTCTTCCAAAATACGAAATGTGAAAACGAATTAAGAGAGTCGTCCGATCAAGTTGGGTGGCTGCTCCATTTGTACATTCATCCGTTTTGCCACTTGTCCAAACGTTCACACCGATATATACAATACACACAATACGTAAATTAGCAACACCGAAAGTGTAATTCAACCAGTGGCGTCAATTGTCCATTCTTGACTGAAACCCGTGACTAATGTCACTTGTCCAAAGAGTGCGTGCACGCACAAAACAAGCGTtccgaaaaaagaaataattgaatcaaaattttaaattattagttACAGTTAGAAAGATTGGACCttaatcaatttaaaataaaGATCATGACTCATTAAAACAAGGTAAACTtggttttcatttttccatTATTTGGCATAATAATCCCGTTAACGAAGTGGTTTGGGAACGGCATGCTTTCAACTTCTCAAGCATACTTTCACTATCAtaggtttgagatttgattgttTTATTTGAAATCGATATTCTAGTTCTAGTAACGTATTAAGATCCTCTAGATATGGaaaaatgggtcaaagaccCAACTTTTAACTCGTGTCGTCTAGAGTAGAAGTACTCTACAAGcgtcataagttgtgtacgatgatcattttagtgctaaaacttttaaaatgatcacttaagtatcaaaatcggagaaaaataatcacttaagtgcgaaattagaaaaattccgaCCAAATTAATTACGTggcttttatatttaaatttattatctgacgtggaaattttttttataaaattctcaccacgtggacttctaaaataaaaaattaaataaaatacattaaaaaaagaaaataaaaataagctgaatttttttacaaaaaaaaaaacaagggttAGGGTTTGTTTAGGTGCATAGCCCTTGCCGCCGTCGCTCCACCATCATCGGTAAAGGCTGGCGAGGGTGGGGGTTAGCCATCGGGGTTGCCTAGCTCCAGCCAATGGTCGGCGGCCCCCGCCAACAGCAAGCGGGGCCTCGCCCAGCCTCAGCGAGCTCAACCTCACGGATCTAGGCAAGGTCAAGGCCTCACCGTTGCTAATCTGGAATGAATAAAGAGGTAGTAAAGctcatttagagagagagaagcagattGTTTATTGGTTAAACAATTACTGGCAGTCATGGGTCCTTTGATTATGTTGAACTCGCTGTCCGCCAGAAATGGTCCGACACCAACGGCCTGCTTTGGCCCAAAATGCAATACTCGTCTGCTTGGAAAATTTCCAGATGGAAGTGGAGGTTTGACCAATTGGCTAAGGTTGGCCAGATCGCCGTGGTTGGCCTCATCTAGAGATGGCAAGGTTTGACCTCTCCCAAATCTGCAAGGCCCAGCCTCGCTAGCTTTTGGTGGGGGTAACCAGCCACTGGCTgaggctcggcgacccccgtcggccatcccccactaggccggcgatggtggggtggTGGCGGCAAAGGCAGCCCTCACCGCCTAAGcaaccccttttcttttttctttttaattttcagctcatttttccatctatttaatttaattgttaaattttttagctaatttttacgTTAAGTCCACGTGAGAGTCCACCTATACTTCCGACAAGCCACATTGGCTCGGTTATTAGTAAAAAAGGCCACGTTGGAtttccggtgagccacgtaGGTTTCAAATtagagttggcactcaagtaagcatttttcaaaaggattagcatttaagtgatagttttgaaaattttggcattaaagtacGCATCATACACAACTtgtgacacttgtagtgtacttcaCCCTATGTCTTGGGTTTGCCAATAGGTGTGCGGCCCACTGGTAAAGGGATTGGGGGTGAGGACGTTAGTATCATAGGTGTAGGGTTCGACTCCCACTCTCTACAATAAGACAAACcaaaagtcaaagaaaggaGAATTAGATATAGGATAGACCAAAAAAAGTATTTCTATGAGTGAACGAAAATTATTTCTATGGTCTAcgcaaatgtttagacataaattgttgttggtaTTGAAAATATATCTTATTGAATACTTCTTTGAAGTGATACATACgaatatttttaggaaaaatatttcacCAAATAACTCATTTTCGCGAAATATGTGGGACCTAAATAAATAATCAGGTATGGCAAGCCGAAACATGGCATAGGAGACAAATGTATTCTGATTTTGTGAACGGAATCTTTCAGAGTGACAAGGCTCTTCTCGTAATCGGAGTGTCGTCGCTTTTTTCAAGTAGAGACTTCGACTCTTCGATAGATCGCTGTCGCTGACATTGATCTTGGTTCTCCTCAAGATTCGCGAGAGGTTCATTAGATCCATGGCCCTTAGATTCTGCAGAATAGGTTCTTAATGTGAACGTGGATAGATATATGACGTACATGATACGTCCTCATTACGTCATGGTAAATCCGAGGAAGATGAGGATGCATGCAGATCTTAAGGCATCGATTCCCAAAAGTTCCCAATTTTAGTAATCGTGGAACGAGGGTACATGCCACACAACCATTAACATAAGACTTCCAAATGGAGACCTCTTTATCCTTTTAACACAGCTTACTTTCTCGAAACAagacttcttcctcttcttctcgaaACTTTTTGCAGAACTCATTCAACGGTTAAGTTCGGGCTTTGGACATACGCAAATAGCTCTAATCCAGACCAGTTTGCACGTGGCTCGTGCgtgtttcaaaaatttgataTACGGTTTTTAAGCTGAAAATTCCCTGACGCCATAAAAGCTGTGCCAGCCTTGAGGGCTCGAGCGAAGACTTTTTTACCCTCGAAATGAAACAAATTAAGATGGGTCCAGAAGAGTAGATAAGGCCATCCGTGCCCTTCTCAAAGGACAGGCACTAAGGAAAAGCGCAGCAAGCAAGCAAACATCTAAATGCTGCACCACACGCCTGCAGCCACCAATAATTTGGCAAGAAATAGTGACTTATCGAACCTCCCCATAAAAAATGACGTGCTAACCAAAACTCTGTGAAACTTCTTAACGTAGCAAAGCGTCCTTCTTCATCTGTGGATGACGATGTTCTTCTGTCTCATTGGCCGAGAGCTTTCCCTAAAGCTTGCACGGATGAAGCAACAGTGATGATTTGATTCGGACCCGCCGGTCAAGTCCAAGTTTGCTGATCCAGGAATCTTATTTCCCGCTTGAAATGACAAATAAAATAAGAGGAATCTTCCTTGGTGGTATCTGCATGAAGCTATCATTTTAAAACGATTGATGGGATCTTTGAAAGGTAAGGTGCCATAGGTGTCCAatgagaaatgaaaatggagagGATCTGTGTATTCTGTGGTAGGAGTGAAGCGCTTGAAATAGTTTATTTGCTCttatcttcttcattttcagaCTCAAATCAAAGATTCTTCCAATATACGTCAAAACATCATTATCGTACAGTTGTACTCTGAGAGCACTGAATAGAATATTTTGATGTGCCAGCAAAAGAGCAGACGCGTTGCCCGTGATAAAAGTAGTGAATAACATTTTTGAACGAGTTAAAACAGAAATAAACTTTGAAGATTCATATAGTTTGGACATCATGAATCTTGTATTGCATTAAAATTGGAAAGATGGAATTTTGATATGCGTAGGATTACTAATATAACCATTTGATCGTCTCATAAATTTTCGAATTGCGATTTTTTCCATGGTATAAGGATGGTGTGGACAGTTAAAACAAATATAGCAAAAGATAGAATAATTGTggtatttttttgctttttgtataattttttggttgaagaagaaTATACGAGCCATTATTAGATGACTATCATATTAATTTTCTGTATTAAATTTCACATGTGGCTTGTAATCCGGTTTGCACATGAGAGGGGGTGTTGAAATATTATCAAACATCACATGATAACGGGTTCAAATGCTATTTATATTCAAGTGGTCTCCCTCCATCTATAGCTTAAGATTTTGGGTTATTTGTCTTGTACGAGAAGATCGACATTTTGTCACGGGGAAGGTCTTCTTGCCAAGAAAATTTTCGTGGCCTATAGATCGTGGCTGAAAATCCGCCGTGTTAGGCCTTGGTGAAAGGTGTGAAACGTCTGACAAGATACACGAAAAACCGTTCAACAGAGACGAATTTTGTTTTGCGGCTAAGACAACAAccttttgcgacgaaaatttcgTGGATGGTCGTAATTTTGGCGACTCAAAATTTCGGGGCGAATGACATAAGCCCACAAAAATGTTCGTGGCTGAAGGTTGGAAAAATCCATACTTTCAGACATGTCGTTTTGAAATCGTggcttttttaaaaacaaacaaagaaaaggaagatgaaggggtgcataaggaaagataagggaaaatgatttcctttcttCAAAGAGAGAAtatcattttccccacttttgaaggtgttttttcattgatgaaaaatattttcattgactagtttattttatGTAAACCAAAAGccagaaaattcgaaaaatattattctaaaagttatttttcacgaaacaaacggaattgTAGTGACAAAATATTCCGTGGCTAAAAGTCCAATATGTTTTCGCCACGAAAAATTAGGAGAGATATCGTTATATACTGCAACCAACCTTTTCGTGGCTAAGAATCCATGTGAAAATGTTTGCGGCTTGTCACCGTGAAAATATTTCGTTGCGAATAGAGTAAGTCCGTACGCCAATTTTTTCACGGCTAAACGTATGCCGCAGCATGTTTTGAACTTGCTAACAAAGAGTTTTTTGTTAAAAGTCCCTTGCAAACTCTGGtgtttctatttctatttttccagCTATTCATACATATTATTAATAAAGCAAATGAACAAATATAAAAGTAGACATCCTCCTTCGCCTCTTGTCCAGCTTGAAATGTGGTAACATTATTGAATAATTGAGGAcggttaaaataaaaaatacaaataccaAATAAAAAGAGACATGGCTGAGAAGACGGTCGTTCGTCAGGGGGCATCATGAATACGAAGTGTAAGAAGTGTGTGGTCATTGAAGTCTTTCGGGCATTGTTTAATGAGGACCATTGCTCGATATATGGATGCATCATCAACCACATGTCTGAAGAAGATCTCCTATTTTGAATAGATGACATCTTTAGAATCCCCATGTTCAGCCTTCCATTCAAtttaaaataaacaattttatcAGCGATGTTAAAACTTTTCTTGTCCATTTCACGTGGACTGCAATGGCCTCGTCGACGAAATGCCAAATGCTCCAGGTTAACTGAAAATAGATCTTCTCCGCATAGTTGCCGCGTTTTACTGGGAAGGAACGAACCATGGGAACGGTCTAGTCGATTAGACGGATCAGAGTCGGGGGATGTTggcagaagaagatgaaccgtTCAGATTACCACTCAAAGACACCAAACCAATTCCCTAGGACTATGCCCCTAAAAGGTGTAATCTGAGTAACCACCTGAAACAAAGAGGTGATCAGCTGAAACGTGCGTTGACTTACGAATCATTGAACATGGTCTCTCTCCAACCATGTGCGATTTATGATATCACAAACCCCCGGTTAAAATCTTGACATTCTCGTTAATGTTGACTTGTAACGCCTAAAGAAACTTATTATGTTCAATGTATGGTTCAGTCAATTCATGCACCCTCCACTACTCTAGAAGCTTGTTGTGAGTCATACTGTATGCCGATTCAATCAtatacctttcttttttttgggccaattgagttctaaatcttttgcacttgTTACAATTTGGTCCATCctatcaattttggctagagaTCATTGACATAGATGCCAGCattaacgtgaataatttttaataacattttaatgtggacaattttttgtaattttttttagtaatttttcaaattcttatttatttttcctttttcttttcttactttttctttctcttttttctaccTTCCTTTATCCTCTAGCTGGCGGGGGCTCGCCTAGCCATggcaaggccgacctcacccagcgaccctcgccggccttcTCCTCTAGCTGGTCATTGAggtctagaattttttttctatgtctTTAAGGGATAGGCCTGCGGGATAATACAATTAAGttctgaatttaaaaaaaatgcagcaCTTAGTTTGGTTAaatctaatttgaaaatttagacGCAAAAGACTTAATtgggtaaaacaaacttatgtaatACCATAAGTAAAGAAGGGTTACTTAATTCATTGAGTAAAAAAGAATTGATGACAATGAGAATATTGccaattatattactaaaacctATCAATAAATTATGAGAATTTCATGCATGGTAAGAATACTAATTATTACCAATATTCAGTAATCAATTTT
The sequence above is drawn from the Rhodamnia argentea isolate NSW1041297 chromosome 9, ASM2092103v1, whole genome shotgun sequence genome and encodes:
- the LOC115752975 gene encoding senescence-specific cysteine protease SAG39-like; translated protein: MVIYYFCSRVLSSGVRWAKWSLHHRYILLNQDIHRPHTINFMDFPGKSPLILLLVFFILELWASRAECRSLHRESILLARHERWMAQHGRTYKDAKEKDRRFAIFKSNVEHVESFNSALGKDYKLKINEFADLTNEEFRAFRNGFRRTKAKMGSTKDDTSFRYENFTDVPSFMDWREKGAVTPVKSQGHCSSCWAFSAVAAVEGLIKITTGKLISLSEQELVDCDVGGNNHGCEYGLMDNAFEFIQQNNGLATEAEYPYNGSRGACRAVTSLDHTVKIGGYEDVPMNDEGALLKAVANQPVSVAVDSDGDFQFYSSGVFTGGCGTDFDHAVTIVGYGTSANGIKYWLVKNSWGTGWGEEGYVRIQREVDTKEGLCGIAVLASYPVA